One stretch of Arachis duranensis cultivar V14167 chromosome 1, aradu.V14167.gnm2.J7QH, whole genome shotgun sequence DNA includes these proteins:
- the LOC107466189 gene encoding inositol-phosphate phosphatase isoform X1 has protein sequence MADNDSLSEFLASAVDAARKAGDIIRKGFYETKHVQHKGQVDLVTETDKACEELIFKHLKHLYPTHKFIGEETTAALGTTELTDEPTWIVDPVDGTTNFVHGYPFVCVSIGLTIGKIPTVGVVYNPIIEELFTAIRGKGAFLNGNPIKVSAQTELITSLLGTEAPTQRDKLSVDGCTNRINNMLSKVRSLRMSGSCALNLCGIACGRLDVCFELGFGGPWDVAAGAVIIREAGGVVFDLF, from the exons ATGGCTGACAACG ATTCTCTCTCCGAATTCCTGGCATCTGCAGTAGACGCTGCTCGCAAAGCTGGTGAT ATCATTCGGAAAGGCTTCTATGAAACCAAGCATGTCCAGCACAAAGGCCAG GTTGATTTGGTCACTGAAACTGATAAAGCATGCGAGGAACTCATTTTTAAACATCTCAAGCATCTTTACCCTACTCATAAG TTCATTGGGGAAGAAACCACCGCTGCGTTGGGCACTACTGAACTTACAGATGAGCCTACATGGATAGTTGATCCTGTGGATGGAACTACTAATTTTGTGCAtgg GTATCCCTTTGTTTGTGTTTCCATTGGTCTTACGATTGGAAAAATTCCTACAGTTGGTGTTGTTTACAACCCCATTATCGAAGAG CTTTTCACTGCCATTCGAGGAAAAGGTGCTTTTCTGAATGGGAATCCGATCAAAG TGTCGGCACAAACTGAACTGATTACCTCTCTTCTTGGAACTGAG GCACCCACACAACGTGACAAGTTATCTGTAGATGGCTGTACAAATAGGATTAATAACATGCTTTCCAAG GTGAGATCCCTTCGAATGAGCGGCTCGTGTGCTTTGAACTTATGTGGAATTGCTTGTGGAAGGCTGGATGTATGCTTTGAACTTGGCTTTGGTGGTCCTTG GGATGTGGCTGCTGGTGCTGTCATTATTAGAGAAGCCGGAGGTGTTGTTTTTGATCT ATTTTGA
- the LOC107466189 gene encoding inositol-phosphate phosphatase isoform X2, with translation MADNDSLSEFLASAVDAARKAGDIIRKGFYETKHVQHKGQVDLVTETDKACEELIFKHLKHLYPTHKFIGEETTAALGTTELTDEPTWIVDPVDGTTNFVHGYPFVCVSIGLTIGKIPTVGVVYNPIIEELFTAIRGKGAFLNGNPIKVSAQTELITSLLGTEAPTQRDKLSVDGCTNRINNMLSKVRSLRMSGSCALNLCGIACGRLDVCFELGFGGPWDVAAGAVIIREAGGVVFDLSGADFDITSRRVAASNPFLKDALVMLCAKPSEKLGLHRSWWKIGILSKSTCVNAFC, from the exons ATGGCTGACAACG ATTCTCTCTCCGAATTCCTGGCATCTGCAGTAGACGCTGCTCGCAAAGCTGGTGAT ATCATTCGGAAAGGCTTCTATGAAACCAAGCATGTCCAGCACAAAGGCCAG GTTGATTTGGTCACTGAAACTGATAAAGCATGCGAGGAACTCATTTTTAAACATCTCAAGCATCTTTACCCTACTCATAAG TTCATTGGGGAAGAAACCACCGCTGCGTTGGGCACTACTGAACTTACAGATGAGCCTACATGGATAGTTGATCCTGTGGATGGAACTACTAATTTTGTGCAtgg GTATCCCTTTGTTTGTGTTTCCATTGGTCTTACGATTGGAAAAATTCCTACAGTTGGTGTTGTTTACAACCCCATTATCGAAGAG CTTTTCACTGCCATTCGAGGAAAAGGTGCTTTTCTGAATGGGAATCCGATCAAAG TGTCGGCACAAACTGAACTGATTACCTCTCTTCTTGGAACTGAG GCACCCACACAACGTGACAAGTTATCTGTAGATGGCTGTACAAATAGGATTAATAACATGCTTTCCAAG GTGAGATCCCTTCGAATGAGCGGCTCGTGTGCTTTGAACTTATGTGGAATTGCTTGTGGAAGGCTGGATGTATGCTTTGAACTTGGCTTTGGTGGTCCTTG GGATGTGGCTGCTGGTGCTGTCATTATTAGAGAAGCCGGAGGTGTTGTTTTTGATCT TTCTGGTGCAGATTTTGATATCACATCTCGGAGAGTAGCGGCCTCAAACCCTTTCTTAAAAGATGCACTTGTGATGCTCTGCGCCAAGCCCAGTGAGAAACTTGGTCTTCATCGAAGTTGGTGGAAAATTGGCATATTGAGTAAGTCAACCTGCGTTAATGCATTTTGCTGA
- the LOC107466189 gene encoding inositol-phosphate phosphatase isoform X3: MSVTRIIRKGFYETKHVQHKGQVDLVTETDKACEELIFKHLKHLYPTHKFIGEETTAALGTTELTDEPTWIVDPVDGTTNFVHGYPFVCVSIGLTIGKIPTVGVVYNPIIEELFTAIRGKGAFLNGNPIKVSAQTELITSLLGTEAPTQRDKLSVDGCTNRINNMLSKVRSLRMSGSCALNLCGIACGRLDVCFELGFGGPWDVAAGAVIIREAGGVVFDLSGADFDITSRRVAASNPFLKDALVMLCAKPSEKLGLHRSWWKIGILSKSTCVNAFC, translated from the exons ATGTCAGTTACTCGA ATCATTCGGAAAGGCTTCTATGAAACCAAGCATGTCCAGCACAAAGGCCAG GTTGATTTGGTCACTGAAACTGATAAAGCATGCGAGGAACTCATTTTTAAACATCTCAAGCATCTTTACCCTACTCATAAG TTCATTGGGGAAGAAACCACCGCTGCGTTGGGCACTACTGAACTTACAGATGAGCCTACATGGATAGTTGATCCTGTGGATGGAACTACTAATTTTGTGCAtgg GTATCCCTTTGTTTGTGTTTCCATTGGTCTTACGATTGGAAAAATTCCTACAGTTGGTGTTGTTTACAACCCCATTATCGAAGAG CTTTTCACTGCCATTCGAGGAAAAGGTGCTTTTCTGAATGGGAATCCGATCAAAG TGTCGGCACAAACTGAACTGATTACCTCTCTTCTTGGAACTGAG GCACCCACACAACGTGACAAGTTATCTGTAGATGGCTGTACAAATAGGATTAATAACATGCTTTCCAAG GTGAGATCCCTTCGAATGAGCGGCTCGTGTGCTTTGAACTTATGTGGAATTGCTTGTGGAAGGCTGGATGTATGCTTTGAACTTGGCTTTGGTGGTCCTTG GGATGTGGCTGCTGGTGCTGTCATTATTAGAGAAGCCGGAGGTGTTGTTTTTGATCT TTCTGGTGCAGATTTTGATATCACATCTCGGAGAGTAGCGGCCTCAAACCCTTTCTTAAAAGATGCACTTGTGATGCTCTGCGCCAAGCCCAGTGAGAAACTTGGTCTTCATCGAAGTTGGTGGAAAATTGGCATATTGAGTAAGTCAACCTGCGTTAATGCATTTTGCTGA
- the LOC107466179 gene encoding cytochrome b561 and DOMON domain-containing protein At5g47530, whose product MTMMWRVMLGMCVLSSVLVTTSLAQTCKTQSFSNNKVFKNCHDLSQLTSYLHWTYDQPSGILDIAFRHGGITTTNRWVAWGINPNNDLVTPMIGAQALVYLPQSSGNPRAYTTSIANTATQLQESSIRYPISDLSATYSNNEVTIFATLTLPNGTSSIVHVWQDGPLSASNVPQEHRHDSGHQSSMETLYLVSGQTQQGSSGASTRRKRNMHGVVNAVSWGVLMPMGAVIARYLKVFKSTGTAWFYLHVACQVSAYIVGVAGLGTGLKLGDDYPVDGTDDHKALGIIMVALGTLQVFALFLRPNPNHKYRFYWNVYHHIVGYTTIIISITNIFKGFDVLEKFGDYNSWKHAYIGIIGALGAIAVFLEVLTWIIYFNRKGSENKMPPHGNGVNGENGVNGANGVNGYASRPQQV is encoded by the exons ATGACGATGATGTGGAGGGTTATGTTGGGGATGTGTGTTCTGAGCTCTGTTCTTGTGACAACATCCTTAGCTCAAACGTGCAAGACCCAAAGCTTCTCAAACAACAAAGTCTTCAAGAACTGCCATGATCTTTCACAGTTGACTTCTTATCTTCACTGGACATATGACCAGCCAAGCGGCATCCTTGACATAGCATTCAGACATGGCGGTATCACCACAACAAACAGGTGGGTGGCTTGGGGTATCAACCCAAACAACGACCTTGTCACTCCGATGATCGGAGCACAGGCTCTGGTCTATCTTCCACAGTCAAGTGGAAACCCAAGAGCCTATACTACATCAATCGCCAACACCGCAACACAGCTGCAAGAATCATCTATCAGATACCCTATCTCTGACTTGAGTGCCACCTATTCCAACAACGAGGTTACCATTTTTGCTACTCTCACCCTTCCCAACGGCACCTCCTCCATCGTCCACGTCTGGCAAGATGGTCCTCTCTCTGCCTCTAATGTCCCTCAGGAGCATAGGCATGATTCTGGCCACCAAAGCTCCATGGAAACCTTATACCTTGTTTCTGGTCAGACACAGCAAGGAAGTAGCGGGGCTTCaactagaagaaaaagaaat ATGCACGGAGTGGTAAACGCCGTGAGCTGGGGGGTGTTGATGCCGATGGGGGCAGTGATAGCAAGGTACTTGAAGGTGTTCAAGTCAACGGGAACAGCATGGTTTTACCTTCATGTGGCATGCCAGGTGTCTGCATACATAGTTGGTGTTGCTGGATTAGGAACTGGTCTCAAACTGGGAGATGATTATCCTGTTGATGGCACTGACGATCACAAAGCATTAGGCATCATCATGGTTGCTCTTGGAACCCTTCAGGTGTTTGCTCTGTTCCTGAGGCCAAACCCAAACCATAAGTACAGGTTCTACTGGAATGTCTACCACCACATTGTGGGATATACAACCATAATAATAAGTATTACCAACATTTTCAAAGGATTCGATGTGTTGGAGAAGTTCGGAGACTACAATAGCTGGAAGCATGCCTACATTGGCATTATTGGAGCATTGGGTGCCATTGCCGTattcttggaagtactcacatgGATCATTTACTTCAACAGAAAGGGCTCAGAGAACAAGATGCCTCCTCATGGCAATGGGGTCAACGGAGAAAATGGGGTCAACGGAGCAAATGGGGTCAACGGCTATGCTTCTAGGCCTCAGCAGGTGTAG
- the LOC107467104 gene encoding inositol transporter 4-like, with product MEGGPEAASKQEFTEFWRRATRSPYIMRLALSAGIGGLLFGYDTGVISGALLYIREDFVEVDKKLWLQEVIVSMAVAGAIIGAALGGWMNDRLGRKISILGADIVFFLGAIVMAIAPVPWVLVVGRILVGFGVGIASMTSPLYISEASPTAIRGALVCINGLLITFGQFLSYLINLAFTKTPGTWRWMLGVAGLPAVVQFVLMLTLPESPRWLYNQGLEKESREILEKIYNADEIEGEINAMREALEQEKQQEGLIGQTLGEKMKAAFSNVAVRRGLYAGVTAQVAQQFVGINTVMYYSPTIVQFAGIASKSTALALSLVTSGLNAVGSILSMLCIDKYGRRKLMLLSLIAIIVCLLTLTGVFYQAATTAPPIDNVDTLSFGGNATCQAYLDAPNFSSWNCMKCLKAECAFCASTGGNHLPGACLAETKDVRAVCGEQKRVWFSDGCPSKIGVLAVIVLGLYILAYSPGMGTVPWVLNSEIYPLRFRGICGGIAAVSNWCANLIVSLTFLSLIHALGAAGTFFLFAGFSTISLVAIYLLVPETKGLQFEEVEKLLRKGFNPCDCTNSKTDEEKANEEKASTSN from the exons ATGGAAGGAGGGCCGGAGGCGGCAAGTAAGCAAGAGTTTACGGAATTTTGGAGAAGAGCAACCAGGTCGCCCTACATCATGCGCCTTGCTTTATCGGCCGGAATTGGAGGTCTTCTCTTTGGTTACGACACCGGTGTTATCTCAGGAGCCTTGCTTTATATTCGTGAGGATTTCGTAGaagttgataaaaaattatGGTTGCAAGAAGTTATTGTAAGTATGGCTGTAGCGGGTGCCATCATTGGTGCCGCACTTGGTGGATGGATGAATGATAGGCTTGGTCGAAAGATCTCTATCTTAGGAGCAgatattgttttttttcttggCGCAATTGTCATGGCTATTGCCCCAGTTCCTTGGGTTCTCGTTGTTGGAAGaattttggttggttttggaGTTGGCATAGCTTCTATGACTTCTCCTCTCTACATCTCAGAAGCCTCTCCAACTGCCATTAGAGGAGCTCTCGTGTGTATTAATGGTCTCCTCATCACCTTCGGCCAATTTCTCTCCTACCTTATCAACCTCGCGTTCACTAAG ACTCCTGGAACGTGGCGTTGGATGCTTGGGGTGGCCGGACTTCCAGCAGTGGTTCAGTTCGTTTTAATGCTGACCCTGCCAGAGTCACCCAGGTGGTTGTACAACCAGGGGTTAGAAAAGGAGTCAAGGGAAATCCTAGAAAAGATTTATAATGCAGATGAGATTGAAGGGGAGATAAACGCGATGAGAGAAGCcttagaacaagagaagcaacAGGAAGGGTTGATCGGTCAAACTCTTGGAGAGAAAATGAAAGCTGCTTTCAGCAACGTTGCTGTCCGAAGAGGATTGTATGCAGGCGTGACTGCTCAAGTCGCTCAACAATTCGTTGGTATCAACACCGTCATGTATTACAGCCCAACCATTGTTCAGTTTGCCGGCATTGCATCAAAATCAACAGCACTTGCACTCTCCCTCGTCACATCTGGTCTCAACGCCGTTGGATCTATCCTCAGCATGCTTTGTATCGATAAATATGGAAGGAGAAAGCTCATGCTCCTCTCCCTTATCGCAATCATTGTTTGCCTCCTCACTCTCACCGGAGTTTTCTATCAGGCAGCTACCACTGCTCCTCCAATTGACAACGTTGACACCCTCAGTTTCGGTGGTAACGCTACATGCCAGGCTTATCTTGATGCTCCCAATTTCTCTTCATGGAATTGCATGAAGTGTTTGAAAGCTGAATGTGCCTTCTGTGCCAGCACTGGGGGCAAT CATCTTCCGGGAGCGTGCCTGGCAGAAACAAAGGACGTGAGAGCTGTGTGTGGTGAGCAGAAGCGCGTGTGGTTTTCTGACGGATGTCCAAGCAAAATTGGAGTATTAGCAGTTATAGTGTTGGGACTATATATCCTTGCATACTCTCCAGGAATGGGAACAGTACCTTGGGTTTTGAACTCAGAGATATATCCATTGAGATTCAGGGGAATTTGTGGAGGCATAGCAGCAGTTTCAAACTGGTGTGCTAATCTGATAGTGAGTTTGACATTTTTGTCATTGATCCATGCACTTGGAGCTGCAGGAACATTCTTCCTCTTTGCTGGATTTTCTACAATTAGTCTTGTTGCCATCTATCTATTGGTACCAGAAACCAAAGGACTTCAGTTTGAAGAAGTTGAGAAGTTGCTTCGCAAAGGGTTTAACCCTTGCGATTGCACCAATTCAAAGACAGATGAAGAGAAAGCAAATGAAGAGAAAGCAAGTACTAGTAACTAA
- the LOC107466166 gene encoding scarecrow-like protein 13, with product MQISKRHPSQAGIRFYHQPVQSMYQMLQSNLCHSIHHDNMMKGATVSFESCKDQYFTLESSPATTELIGCETDSPSYASGLSSNRSPFSPQVSQSCYSDNHHSSDNTYGSPYSSVDDGNEWKHKLRELEISLLEPNESDAADSYDNNCVQGGLTTASPTIEYDWDQIVQMIPKLELRDVLVRCAQAVSDDDIATAIGWMDNVLGKMVSVYGEPLQRLGAYLLEGLRARLESSGSMIYKSLKCEQPTSKELMSYMHILYQICPFWKFAYVAANAVILEAMATESMIHILDFQITQGTQWLLLIQALAHRPGGPPSIRITAVDDSQSIHARGGGLEIVGQRLSDFARSCGVPLEFHIAAMCGSQVERTNIVIRAGEALAVIFPYVLHHMQDESVSTENHRDRLLRLVKSLSPKVVTLVEQESNTNTSSFFNRFVEVMDYYTAMFESIDAGCPRDDRKRLNAEQHCVARDIVNMVACEGVERVERHELLGKWRMRFSMAGFRQWPLSPSVVAAVRNMLKEFNGNYRVEQRDDALYLGWMRRAMVTSSAWC from the coding sequence ATGCAAATATCTAAGAGACATCCAAGCCAAGCTGGTATCCGATTCTACCACCAACCTGTGCAAAGCATGTATCAAATGCTACAAAGCAATCTATGCCACAGTATCCACCATGATAATATGATGAAGGGAGCCACTGTTTCTTTTGAATCCTGCAAGGATCAATACTTTACCCTGGAATCATCCCCAGCAACCACTGAGCTCATAGGTTGTGAAACTGATTCCCCTTCCTATGCCAGTGGATTATCTTCAAATAGGAGTCCATTTTCCCCACAAGTCTCTCAGTCATGCTATTCAGATAACCACCACTCATCCGACAACACCTATGGCTCGCCTTACTCTAGCGTTGATGATGGGAATGAATGGAAGCACAAGCTCAGAGAACTCGAGATTTCGTTGTTGGAGCCTAATGAATCAGATGCTGCTGACAGTTATGACAACAACTGTGTCCAAGGTGGCCTCACCACAGCCTCTCCAACAATTGAATATGATTGGGATCAGATTGTGCAGATGATTCCAAAGTTAGAGCTGAGAGATGTGCTGGTTCGATGCGCGCAGGCCGTGTCTGATGATGATATAGCCACAGCAATTGGTTGGATGGATAATGTGTTGGGGAAGATGGTATCAGTTTATGGGGAACCATTGCAGAGGCTAGGTGCTTACTTGTTGGAGGGGCTAAGAGCAAGATTGGAGTCATCTGGGAGTATGATATACAAATCCTTAAAGTGTGAACAACCAACAAGCAAAGAACTTATGAGTTACATGCACATATTGTATCAGATTTGCCCATTTTGGAAGTTTGCTTATGTAGCTGCAAACGCAGTCATCTTAGAAGCAATGGCAACTGAGTCCATGATTCATATACTCGATTTCCAAATCACACAGGGCACACAATGGCTTTTACTTATTCAAGCTCTTGCACATAGGCCAGGTGGACCGCCGTCCATTCGCATAACCGCCGTCGATGATTCCCAATCCATTCATGCTCGCGGCGGAGGACTTGAGATTGTTGGACAACGGCTCTCGGATTTCGCCAGGTCTTGCGGAGTGCCATTGGAGTTTCACATTGCTGCAATGTGTGGCAGCCAAGTTGAAAGAACAAATATAGTTATTCGAGCCGGGGAAGCTCTGGCTGTAATTTTTCCTTATGTTCTGCATCACATGCAGGATGAGAGTGTAAGCACGGAGAATCACAGGGACAGATTGTTGAGATTGGTTAAGAGCTTGTCTCCCAAGGTTGTGACACTTGTTGAGCAAGAATCCAATACCAACACTTCGTCTTTCTTCAACAGGTTTGTTGAGGTAATGGATTACTACACTGCCATGTTTGAATCAATAGATGCCGGGTGCCCGAGAGATGACAGGAAAAGGCTGAATGCGGAGCAGCACTGTGTGGCGCGGGACATAGTAAACATGGTCGCTTGCGAGGGGGTGGAGAGGGTTGAGAGGCATGAACTTCTAGGAAAGTGGAGAATGAGATTCTCCATGGCTGGTTTCAGACAATGGCCGTTGAGTCCTTCTGTGGTGGCTGCTGTCCGGAACATGTTGAAAGAATTCAATGGAAATTATAGGGTTGAGCAGAGAGATGATGCTCTCTATCTAGGATGGATGAGGAGAGCTATGGTTACTTCTTCAGCTTGGTGCTGA